AGCGTGCGCTGCTGGCCGTTCTGCTGGTTCTCGCGCTGCCAGCGGGCCAGCTGGGCGATCCGGTTGACCACGAAGCGCTCGTCCAGGATGCCGACCATGCCGGCCAGTTGGACGGCGTACTCGTGCTGGATCGAGCGGTCCTTGATCTTGACGATGATCCCGGCGGCCTCCTCCAGGGCGGCGGCCCGGCCCTCCGCGGTGTCCACCCGGTGGCGGGCGACGGCCGAGCGGAGCGCGAACTCGAACAGCGGGACGGGGTTGTCCACCAGGGTGCGGACCGCCTCGTCGCCCTGGGCCAGGCGCAGTTCGCACGGGTCCATGCCGCCGGGGGTGATGGCGATGGAGGTGCGGGCGGCGAACTTCTGGTCGTCCTCGAAGGCGCGCAGGGCGGCCTTCTGGCCGGCCGCGTCGCCGTCGAAGGTGAAGACCGTCTCGCCGCGGTAGCCCGCGGTGGAGGTGGTGTCCATCAGCAGCCGACGGATGATCTTGATGTGGTCCTCGCCGAAGGCGGTGCCGCAGGTGGCCACCGCCGTGGTGACGCCCGCCAGGTGACAGGCCATCACGTCGGTGTAGCCCTCGACCACCACGGCCCGGCCGGACTTGGCGATCTCCTTGCGGGCCAGGTCGATGCCGTACAGGACGTTCGACTTCTTGTAGATCGGCGTCTCGGGGGTGTTCAGGTACTTCGGACCGTTGTCGTCCTCGCGCAGCCGGCGCGCGCCGAAGCCGACCACGTCGCCCGCGCTGTCCCGGATCGGCCAGACCAGGCGGCCCCGGAAGCGGTCGATCAGGCCGCCGCGCTGGCCCTGCGAGGCCAGGCCGCCGACCGAGATCTCCTTGTCGGTGAAGCCGCGGCCGCGCAGGAAGCGCACCAGGTGCTCCCAGCCGGCCGGGGCGTAGCCCACCCCGAAGTGCTTGGCGGCCGCCTCGTCGAAGCCCCGCTCGGCCAGGAAGCGGCGGCCGATCTCCGCCTCGGGCGTGGCCAGTTGCTCCTGGAACCAGGCGGAGGCCACCTTGTGCGCCTCGACCAGCCTGGTCCGCTCGCCCTGCTGGTGGCGCGGGCTGTAGCCGCCCTCCTCGTAGCGCAGGGTGACGCCCGCCTGGGCGGCCATCCGCTCGACCGCCTCCGCGAACGAGCAGTGCTCGATCTTCATCAGGAAGGTGATCGTGTCGCCGGACTCGCCGCAGCCGAAGCAGTGGAAGACGCCCTTGCCCGGGTGGACGTAGAAGGAGGCCGACTTCTCGTCGTGGAACGGGCAGACGCCCTTCAGCTGCGCGCCGCCACCGGCCGCCAGCTGCACGTAGTCGCCGACCACGGCGTCGATCGGCAGGGCGGCACGCACCGCCTGCACATCCTCGTCCCTGATCCGACCGGCCACCGGGAAAGTCTACGGGAGCGGGTGTGACAGTCCGGGGCCCGCCGGTCCGGAAGCCGGTCGGCGCGGGGGCCGGGCCGGGCGTCGGCCGGTTCGCGCGGGGGCCGGCCCGGGTGTCGGTCGGCCCGGGGCTAGCCGACCAGCTTGGCGTGCAGGGCGAGCGCGGAGGCGTCGGTGAGGGTGGCGATCTGGTCGATCACGCTGCGCAGCGCGGCCCGGCCGTCCTCGGCCTCCTCGTACTGGGCGGCGAACACCGGGTCCAGCAGCTGCGGGGCGTCGTTCATCAGCGCGTCGGCCAGCTCGGCGATCACCACCCGCTGGCGGGAGCGCAGTTGGGCCTGCTCGTCGCGCTGCATCACGTACCGGACGGCGACCGCCTTGAGCACCGCGCACTCCAGCCGGACGCCGCGCGGGACGACCAGCTCGGCCGCGTACCGGGTGAGCGGGCCGGGGCCGTAGCGGGCCCGGGTGGCCTGCTCGGCGGCCAGGCAGAAGCGGCCGATCAGCTGGCTGGTGAGGTCCTTCAGGCCGGCCCGGGCGCGGGCGGTGCCGTCGTAGCCGGACGGCCACCAGTCCTCGGCGCGCAGCCGGTCCAGCGCCTCGTCGAACTCGGCGGGCTCGGCCTCGGCGAAGCGCTCGGCGATCTTGAACAGCTCGGCCCGCTCGGCGGAGGAGCCCAGCGCCGCCGGGTCGATGTGGCCGGCCTGCAGCGCGTCCTCCACGTCGTGGGTGGAGTACGCGACGTCGTCCGACCAGTCCATCACGGTGGCCTCGAAGCACTTTCGGCCGTCGGGCGCGCCGGTGCGCATCCAGCGGAACACCGGCAGGTCGTCCCCGTACACGCCGTACTTGGTGGAGCCGGGGTCGGTGGGGTGCTGCCCGCGCGCCCACGGGTACTTGGTCGCGGCGTCCAGCGCGGCGCGGGTCAGGTTCAGGCCGACGCTGCGGCCGGGCCACGGGGCGAGCCGGACCTCGGGCTCGCCCTGCGGGGCGAAGCGCTTGGGCTCCAGCCTGGTCAGGATGCGCAGCGACTGGGCGTTGCCCTCGAAGCCGCCGCACTCCCGGGCGGCCTGGTCGAGCGCCTCCTCGCCGGTGTGGCCGAACGGCGGGTGGCCGATGTCGTGGGCCAGGCAGGCGGTCTCCACCAGGTCCGGGTCGCAGCCGAGCGCCGCGCCCAGCTCGCGGCCGACCTGCGCGCACTCCAGCGAGTGCGTCAGCCGGGTGCGCGGGAAGTCGCTGCGCATCGGCGCGACCACCTGGGTCGTCCCGGCCAGCCGGCGCAGCGCCGCGGAGTGCAGCACCCGGGCGCGGTCGCGCTGGAAGGAGGTGCGGCCGGGCCGCTTGTCGGGCTCGGGCACCCAGCGCGCCTCGGACTGCGGATCGTACGGAGCGGTGTTCTTCATATGCCAGTCACCGTACGCCGGATGACGGACATTCGACCCTGCGCCGCGCGAACGGGCGCGCGAACGGGAAGTGGCGGGCGGGCGGCTCGTCCGAGAGTTGCAGAGGATTCTTTGCAGAGACCTCTATGCAGAGAGTTCTCTGCAACCTACGCTGGAGCCATGAACGAGCACCGCCCCGAAGAACCGTCGTCCTCCCCCTCCTCCCCGTCGTCCTCCCCCTCCCCGTCGGCCGCCGAGGTGCCCGCGGTGGGCGATGCGCCGCGCCGGCGGCTGGACGCGGGGTCGCTGCGCGGGCTCGCCCACCCGCTGCGGATGCGGCTGCTGGACGAGCTGCGGCTGAACGGGCCCGCCACCTCCGCCCGGCTGTCCGAGCGGACCGGCGAGTCCACCGGGACCATCAGCTGGCACCTGCGGCACCTCGCCGAGCACGGCTTCATCGAGGAGGAGCCGGGCCGCGGCACCAAGCGGGAACGCTGGTGGCGCGCCGTGCGCGGCGCCATCGTGCTGTCCGCCACCGACTTCGACCAGGACCCGGCCGCCCGCGCCGCGCTCTCGGTGTACCAGGCGGAGAACCTGCGCCGGCAGTACCAGCGGGTCGCCGACTCGCTGGGCGCCGACTGGCAGGGCGAGTGGCGCGGGACGGGCACCGTCACCGACTGGAACAACCTGCGGCTGACCCCCGCCCAGCTCCAGGCCCTCGCCGAGGACCTGGCCGCCGTGGTCGCCCGCCACACCCCCGACCCGGACGCCGCCCCCGACCCGGCGGCGCGGCCGGTCATCGTCCAGATCCAGGCGCTGCCCCGAAAGGACCCCGACCGGCCATGACCGCACCCGCCTCCGCGCCCGTCCCCGCCGCCTCCGCGACCGCACCCGGTTCCTCCGCCGCCGGTGCCGCCGCCTCCTCCCCTTCCTCCTCCGCTTCCACCCCGGCCGACCGGGCCGGGGGCGTGTCCGCGCCGGCGTCCGGCGGGCTGCTGCGGCGGCACCGCGACTTCCGGATGCTGTGGGTCGGCGAGACCGCCAACAAGTACGGCTCCGCGGTCACCGGCCTGGCCCTGCCGCTGGTCGCGGTCAGCACCCTGCACGCGAGCACCCTCCAGGTCGGGCTGCTCGGCGCGGCGGGCTGGCTGCCCTGGCTGCTGATCGGCCTGCCGGCCGGGGTGTGGGTGGACCGGCTGCGCTGCCGCCCGATCATGCTCGCCTCGACCGCCGTCTCGCTGCTGCTGTACGCCACCGTCCCGCTGGCCGCGCTCGCCGGGGCGCTGACGCTGTGGCACCTGCTGGCCGTCGCGCTGCTCGCCGGGGCCGCCGGGGTGTTCTTCCAGACCGCGTACACCGCGTACCTGCCGCAGCTGCTCGAACCCGCCGACCAGTCCGAGGGCAACGCCAAGCTGCACGGCAGCGCCTCGGCCGCGGGCATCGCCGGGCTGGGCAGCGGCGGCCTGATCGCGCAGCTGGCCGGGCCGGTCAACGGGCTGCTGGCCAACACCGCGACGTTCCTGCTCTCGCTCTGGTGCACCGCCCGGATCGGCCACCGCGAGCCCGGCCGCGGCGGGCGCCCCCGCCGGGCGCTGCGCCGGGAGATCGGCGAGGGGCTGCGGCTGCTCGCCTCCGACGTCTGGTTCCGCACCTTCGCGCTGTTCGGCGCCGCGTCCAACCTGGTCCTGACCGGCTACCAGTCGCTGCTGGTGGTCTTCCTGATCCGCGAGGTCGGCGTCGGCGAGGGCACCGTCGGCCTGCTGGTCGCGGCCGCCTCCACCGGGGGCATCGTCGGCGCGGCCGTCGCCCGCCGGATCGCCGCCCGGATCGGCACGGCGCGGGCGATGCTGGTGCTGGAGCTCGCCCTGCCCGCGCTGACCGTGCTGATCCCGCTGACCGACCGCGGTGCCGGGCTGGTCTGGTACCTGGTCGGCGGGTTCGGCGCCTCCTGCGGGGTCGTCGCCGGGAACGTCATCAAGGCGACCTTCCAGCAGCGCTACTGCCCGCCGGAGCTGCTCGGCCGGCTCTCCGCCAGCAGCGCGGTGCTCAACTTCGGCTCCATCCCGCTCGGCGCGCTGCTGGCCGGCGTCCTGGGCACCCAGCTGGGCGTGCGGCCCGCGATGTGGCTGATGACCGCCGGCGTGCCGCTGGCCGCGCTGATCCTCTGGTGCTCGCCGATGCGCCGCGTCCGCGACCTGCCCACCGAGCGCCGCGTGCCGGTCCGCGAGAC
The window above is part of the Kitasatospora sp. NA04385 genome. Proteins encoded here:
- the dnaG gene encoding DNA primase: MAGRIRDEDVQAVRAALPIDAVVGDYVQLAAGGGAQLKGVCPFHDEKSASFYVHPGKGVFHCFGCGESGDTITFLMKIEHCSFAEAVERMAAQAGVTLRYEEGGYSPRHQQGERTRLVEAHKVASAWFQEQLATPEAEIGRRFLAERGFDEAAAKHFGVGYAPAGWEHLVRFLRGRGFTDKEISVGGLASQGQRGGLIDRFRGRLVWPIRDSAGDVVGFGARRLREDDNGPKYLNTPETPIYKKSNVLYGIDLARKEIAKSGRAVVVEGYTDVMACHLAGVTTAVATCGTAFGEDHIKIIRRLLMDTTSTAGYRGETVFTFDGDAAGQKAALRAFEDDQKFAARTSIAITPGGMDPCELRLAQGDEAVRTLVDNPVPLFEFALRSAVARHRVDTAEGRAAALEEAAGIIVKIKDRSIQHEYAVQLAGMVGILDERFVVNRIAQLARWQRENQQNGQQRTLRRPDAAQPPARPERPVFRLNPRDPAQFVERELLKLALQHPDLVSPAFDQYGEDEFPTPPYRAVRRAVGQAGGTAYGASLPDFTAAVREASPDDQVRGLVTELTVEPIRSRRKADQIYAGEFLVKLRLQAVDRRIDEVRAHLRRLGDRATAEEQHPVQSELWALQQYGQQLRSRGAAAL
- a CDS encoding deoxyguanosinetriphosphate triphosphohydrolase, yielding MKNTAPYDPQSEARWVPEPDKRPGRTSFQRDRARVLHSAALRRLAGTTQVVAPMRSDFPRTRLTHSLECAQVGRELGAALGCDPDLVETACLAHDIGHPPFGHTGEEALDQAARECGGFEGNAQSLRILTRLEPKRFAPQGEPEVRLAPWPGRSVGLNLTRAALDAATKYPWARGQHPTDPGSTKYGVYGDDLPVFRWMRTGAPDGRKCFEATVMDWSDDVAYSTHDVEDALQAGHIDPAALGSSAERAELFKIAERFAEAEPAEFDEALDRLRAEDWWPSGYDGTARARAGLKDLTSQLIGRFCLAAEQATRARYGPGPLTRYAAELVVPRGVRLECAVLKAVAVRYVMQRDEQAQLRSRQRVVIAELADALMNDAPQLLDPVFAAQYEEAEDGRAALRSVIDQIATLTDASALALHAKLVG
- a CDS encoding helix-turn-helix domain-containing protein codes for the protein MNEHRPEEPSSSPSSPSSSPSPSAAEVPAVGDAPRRRLDAGSLRGLAHPLRMRLLDELRLNGPATSARLSERTGESTGTISWHLRHLAEHGFIEEEPGRGTKRERWWRAVRGAIVLSATDFDQDPAARAALSVYQAENLRRQYQRVADSLGADWQGEWRGTGTVTDWNNLRLTPAQLQALAEDLAAVVARHTPDPDAAPDPAARPVIVQIQALPRKDPDRP
- a CDS encoding MFS transporter; its protein translation is MLWVGETANKYGSAVTGLALPLVAVSTLHASTLQVGLLGAAGWLPWLLIGLPAGVWVDRLRCRPIMLASTAVSLLLYATVPLAALAGALTLWHLLAVALLAGAAGVFFQTAYTAYLPQLLEPADQSEGNAKLHGSASAAGIAGLGSGGLIAQLAGPVNGLLANTATFLLSLWCTARIGHREPGRGGRPRRALRREIGEGLRLLASDVWFRTFALFGAASNLVLTGYQSLLVVFLIREVGVGEGTVGLLVAAASTGGIVGAAVARRIAARIGTARAMLVLELALPALTVLIPLTDRGAGLVWYLVGGFGASCGVVAGNVIKATFQQRYCPPELLGRLSASSAVLNFGSIPLGALLAGVLGTQLGVRPAMWLMTAGVPLAALILWCSPMRRVRDLPTERRVPVRETGAGAGAGAGAAGAGVAGAGTETGVAGAGTARGQEPGGGAGRERR